The Deltaproteobacteria bacterium genome contains the following window.
TCATGGGTATAAAATTTATACTGAAATGCAATTCGAATTCGATCATCGAAAGAGCCTGAGCAACAAGAGGAAACACGGGATTGACTTTGTTGAAGCACAAGCTTTGTGGAATGATCCGGATCGAATCGAAATCCCGGCGAAAACCATGGATGAAGATAGGTTCCTCATAATCGGTAAAATTTCCGGTTCATACTGGTCCATCATCATCACGTGCCGGAAAGAGAGAGTCAGGATTATTTCCGCGCGTCGATCCCGCAAAGAGGAAATCAGGATCTATGAAAGCTAAAGACCTGGACAAGAAATTTGATGCCGGGGAGGACATTACCGGGTTTCTCGATCTTTCAAAAGCCACAAGACCGGGGCAGGAACAGAAACGGGTCAATGTGGATTTTCCCTTATGGATGATTCAGAACCTGGATAAGGAAGCCAGGCGCCTCGGAGTACCCCGACAATCCCTCATCAAAATGTGGATCGCGGAAAAATTGAAAGAGGCGGCCGGGCGCTCCTGATTCGCACAATGACAGATGGGTCAAATCCACGATCGGCGTTAGAATTTCTTTGATGCGTCACCGAAAAAGGCTTTTCCGCAACACTTACATCCATCACGAAAACCGTCTTCGACTTACCTCGGGAGGCCCAGGCATGGTTTTCTTTGGCGATGGATTCCGAATCGACAGCAAGGAGGCGATACCATGACTCGCATGCGTTTCAAGCTATGGTCCGTCGTTTGTCTCCTTTTCGTCGGGATTTCCTTGGCCGGTTCGATCTGCCGGTCGGAAGGCCCGGAGTTTCCTTTCGGCGCCCTGGAAACCGGTCTTTTCGAGGAATCGAATGCGCCGTGCGGATCCGATTCGGCGAACCAAGCGGATCCGGCCCGCGAAACCGGTCGAGCGTTCCCTCCCTTCCCCAGGGTTCCAAAGCTCACGAGAGTTGAGGAGGGTAATACATTTCTTCCGCTGTCGGACAACAAGATCGGCTACACGATACAGGTCAAAGGGGACGGCTCCTACTGGGTTTCCGATACCGACGTTTCCGGCGAACTGGAAGTGCGGATCAGCTATCGGTTCTTTGAAACCATAAGCGGCGGGGGCGACCGGTTTATTGTGGTCAATACCCCCATGAACGCGCCCATGGGTTGGTTTTCGCACAGCGGTCCGGAGCATTCATGGTCCCTGGGGATCGTGGGTGAATCCTATACCGTGTTCAATGCCACGCCGGATTGGGTTACGGAAGAGGTGTTAAGACTGAACGTTCAAGGCTTGCCCGTGGGAACGTATGTCTTTTACCATGCGTATGACCGAAATCCCAACGGCTTGCCGGACTTCGAGTCGCTGGAATATGACTACGCGGTCGCGCGCGTAAAGAATCCCATCTCCGTATCGCTTTCGGGCGGCCCGCTTTCCGGCAAGGCTCCGCTGGATGTAACGTTTCAGGTCGTTGTAAACGATCCGAAAAACATCAAGGACACCTGTACGTTTGTGGTGGGAGACCAGCGGTCCGGGTGCGCGGTGTATAACCAGCAGACGTTTACATCGGACGGCGTCTATAAGGCGTGGGCCGAGGTTAAGGATATGTACGGACGGGAGGTCAAGAGCAACGAACTCACCGTTACCGTCGATCCGGCCTCCGTCCCGGTCAACCGGCCTCCCACGGTGTCCAATCTGTCGGTAACGCCCTCCCAGGTTTCTTCCTATGATGAAGACTTCATTATCAGCTACTATTACGACGATCCCGACGGCGTGGATGATGTGGTGACGCACCATATAGGCCTAGGCGCCTCGTCGTTGTCCTACCCGGCCGGAGGCTCGGGCCGCTTCCAGGAGGTCTATCGATTTGTCGAGCCGTCGACTCCCGGCATCCACTATATCGACGTATACGTGAAGGATTCGGCGGGGCACGCCAGCAATACCTTGAGCAGTTCCATCTACTTGGACTTGAAGAAACCCTGCGGAACGCATGTCGAGGAAGGTGGAGACGCCGCGGAGGAACACTGGATCGACCTGGGCCGGCCGTCGGGGAAATTCTGGTTCGACTACGAGACCTACGATCAGGAAGATCGAATCACCATTTGGTACGAAGGCAAGAAAAAGTTCGATTCCGGGTGCGTCGGCACCAACGGCAATCGGAGCACCCAGGTACTGTATTCGGGAAGTTCGACACAGGTGGAGGTTTTCGTGGAACCCAACTGCGCGGGTGGAACCGGCACCAAGTGGAAATTTACCGTGTATTGCCCTCTTCCGTATTAGCCGACGGGAGATGAGAAGGACACGGATACCGCTTTCATGCACCTTCTCTTGCCTGACTGGTTCCAACACGGGATGGACGATACGCCCGACCCATCCGGCGTCCGGCGTCCGGCGTCCGACGTCCAGTATTTTTTCGCCTTCTAGATCAGTCCACGGATCAGACTCGCGGTTGCGATCCCCTTGACCACGATTTCTCCCTGTTGATTCTCGATAACACCGTGCAACTCGATGATTTCATGCTTCGGGTCGATTCTTGTGATGGTCATATGGGCCGTGACCGTATCGCCGATATACACCGGCTTGACGAACTCGATGGTCTGCGAACGGTAAATAGCTCCGATACCGGGCAGGTACATGCCCACCAGGGTGGAAAAAAGCGATGCCGTGAGCATTCCATGGACCACCCGCTGTTTGAAAAAGGTGCGGCTCGCGTAGTCCTCGTCAACGTGAAGGGGATTGGTGTCCGAGGTGATGGCGATGAAACGGTCAACGTCTTCCTGGGTAATCTTTTTTGAAAGACGGGCCGACTGCCCCCCGGAAAGATCTGAATATCCGGTCAGCGTGAACTCCATTTGACTCCTTTCCTTGATGGCCGAGATCCCTTGCTTTCTTTCCATATCAAGGGACCTGAAACACAACTGACTGCGGCTCTCTCAACGCGCTGTCAGGCTTCATCCAATGCCTTACGGACCTTTTCAGCCAACGTTTGGTTTGAAAAAGGCTTCTGGATGAAGTGAACCCCTTCGTCCAGTACACCGCGATGAGCGATGACGTTGTCAGTGTATCCGGACATGTACAGCACCTTCAAAGAGGGCTGTTCGGAAGATAGTTTCTCGTACAGTTCCCTGCCGTTCAGTCCGGGCATGACCACGTCGGTCAACAGCAAGTGCAACGGACCATGGTGCAATGCCAATGTCCCCTGCGCTTCCTCGCTGCTTTGCGCAGAAATGATCGTGTATCCCCGCCGCGTTAATACGGTCTCCGCCAACCGGCGGACCTGTTCATTATCCTCCACCAATAGAATGGTTTCGGAACCTTTTAAGTCCGTAGCCGCTTTCTTATCCGTATCTTCTTTAGCAGGCGCTTTTCCGGCAATGGGCAGGTAGATTTTGAAGGTTGTCCCATTGCCGGGTTCGCTGTAGACCCAGATGTTGCCTGCGTGTTGTTTGACAATGCCGTAGACCGTGGCAAGGCCCAGGCCGGTGCCTCGCTCCCCTTTCGTGGAAAAAAACGGCTCGAAAATCTGCTTTCGTGTCTCTTCATCCATACCATGTCCGGTGTCGCTGATGGCCAGCATGACATACTGCCCCGGCGACACGTCCGGATGCGTTTCCGCGTATGATTCGTCCAGGTCGGTAATGGTAGTTTCAATGGTCAGCGCGCCGCCGTCCCGCATGGCGTCGGCTGCATTGACGGCAAGATTCATGATCACCTGTTCCATCTGTCCGACATCCGCCATGACAGGCAGGACACCGGGTAAAGAAACAATCTTGATCACGATATCTTCGGGGATCGTGCGCCGCAACAGGCTCCGGAAACCTTCAATGGTCTCGTTGATATCCACCGCTTTGAATTCCAAGGTCTGCTTGCGGCTGAAGGCGAGCAGCTGGCGCACAAGGTCCCGGGCACGGTTTCCCGCATTAAGAATTTCGTTCACCGATTCGCGCCGGTTATCGTTGCGACCCAGATCTTCCAACAACATATCGCTGTAGCCGAGGATGGGGGAAAGCAGATTGTTCAGATCATGCGCCACCCCCCCTGCCAATCGACCCACCGATTCCATTTTCCGGGCTTGCACCAGCAGATCGTGTAGCTTATTCCGCGCCGCCTCCGCCTGCTTACGATTGGTGATGTCCTCGGTCAGGATCACGATTCCTCCCACCGAGTTGTCAGACTTGTACCAGGGACGGACTTCCCACAGCAGCCATTGGATGGTTCCGTCCATCCTCTTGAAACATTCCTCATCCACTCGTGAAACCTCACCGTTCATCCCCCGGCGATGCACCTCTTTCCAGTGATCCGGAATCTCCGGAAAGACCTCGTAGTGGGATCGGCCGATGATGTCCCGGTTTCCAAGACGATAGTCTGAAATCCATCGGCTGCTGACGGCGAGGTAGCGCATCTCGCGGTCGAACATGGCTATGGCGGCCGGCGTATGCTTGATGAGCAACCTCAGTTGTGCTTCACTCTCCTTCAACATCAGCTCAGCCTGCTTGCGTGGCGTGATGTCGCGGGCAATACCCAAAACGCCGGCTATCCGTCCTTCACGGTCGTAGATGGGCGCTTTAATGGTTTCCAATAATTCATGGTGCCCGTCGTCCGGGAACGTAATCTCTTCTTCGTTTACACATGGCTTGCCCGCAGCCATGGCCGCTCGATCTTTTTCCCTGAAGAAATCCGCCAGCTCCTTGTCCACGAAGTCATAATCCGTCTTGCCGACGATCTCGGCTTCTCGAGCGCCGAAGAAACGCTCAAACCTCGCATTACAGGACAGATATACCCCATCCGGGTCCTTCAACCAGACCAGATCGGGCAGTGTATCGATCAGTATGCGCAAGTGCATTTCGCTTTTCCGGAGCGCTTCCTGGGCCTGTCTTTTTGCCAGGAAGCCGGCGATAGAGTCTGCGACCCTGCGATACATGGCAATCAGATCCGGCGAGAAGCGTCCTTCGCGATGATCGTTGAGTTGTATCAGTCCGAAGGTCTCCCCGGCGGAACGCAAAGGGATAAGGGCGACGGATTCGTAGCCCGAACTGTTACACCGGTTGCGGGTGCGCGCCTGGCGGTCGGCATCGGTTGTAGTTGCAAGTAGTCTGGTCGTGCAATTGCTCCAGAAACTGCCGTCTGCGGTGAAAAAGTTTTTGGAGGGATCAAATCTTCCGCAAAGAATATTACCGCACATACACTCCAGAAGGGGGTTGCCGTCTCTGTCGCGCTCGACTTCACCATCCTCTTTATACGAGCAGAGATACCTCTCCATCTTAACAAACTCATCCGGAAATCCCGAAGTCACGAAATATGGAAAATCCGGCCCATCCTTGAGTCGTATAGCCACAGCCTCACACCCCGACCAATGCTTCAGACGGTGCAGGATGCTCCCCAACAAATCATCCAGCCTTTCAGTCTCATTGATCAGCTGAAGGACCTCGAGAACCATCAGATGTTCCTTTTCAATGAGCCCACGCTCGAGTTCGGCTGATTCCAATTCTTGAACTCTTTTTTCCAGTTCTTCGTAGGTCGGCTTTTTGAGCATGATCATCACCTGTGTTTCCGGGATCGAGCCGAGTTGAACATTCTGCATCTATGCCTGAAACCAGTCCCGGTCGATAGTACCCGATGAATTCTTCAATGACCGGCAAACGCCTTGAAGGCGCCGCGCGCCCCGAACTCAACCCGGAGAGGTGGAAACCGGAGAGGCCGAGGTTTGCCAGTATATCAAAAGTTGGCCCAAAAACAAAATACAGGAGCGCTCCGCGCCTCTCGCCGAGTTCACATTAGATCGGATCGGAACCTCGACGCCGGTGGACGGTAGTGAAGGCCGAGTCTGATAATCCTCCAATGCCGGTCCGCGGATTGCAGGCCGCCCCTAGCGGGAATCCGTCATGAGGCGCCGGAATGGACAAGCGCTACATGCGTGAAACTCGCGAAGGATTGTAGCTTTTCGCAGTAGAAACCAAGTGCAGTTTGTGTGCCATTTGCAGTATCCGATTAATTTTACTTGGATTCTTCATTTGTGGGCCGAGACGGATTCCTGCATATTGCCCCAAAATTGAGCAGCAGCCCTCCGCAGGTTGCTCAATTTTTGAGCAATCCATTTATGCCGCTCAACGGGCATGCCGACGTTGTTGCGTGAGTTGCTACGGGACTTGGGGGGCGGGCCGCCGTGTTTCGTTTACTGGAATGAGCGCCGTTGAACATCCGAGGAAACGGGGCGGGGCACGCTGTCTAGTGGAAGGCTTGAGGCGAAATTGAGGCGGTCATCCGCGTGTTGCATCGGCTTTAGGGTTCCGCCGCTCTCGAACAGGCTTCGATCGGCCTATTCCCTTTTGTTTTCTTTCCCGCACACCCGTCCGCAACGGCGGCATTGAAGGCATCGTGGGGGAATCGGACGATCATTGGAACACGCATGGGTGCGACTCCTCTCAAGACACAGATCGTGTCACAGGGTTCCGAGATAGGCAATCAACTGGTCCCTTTCTTCGTCGTTAAGACGATCGGCATAAGAAGGCATGTTCTTGTATGGCGTTTTGAGCTGCTTTGTTACATTCTCTTCCGTCGCCTCTCTACCGCTCGCCGGCAGCGTGTCCCGCTTAAAGAGACCTTTCAGGCCGGGACCGATCTTGGCTTCTTCGCTGTCGGTAACATGACAATGCGCGCATCCTTCGCTTGCAAACAATTGCGAGCCTTGCTTGGCCGCCGGATCGTCCGGATGCATGGCAAAGGATCGCACCAGGGCGAACAAGACCGCCACGCAGACAAGCGTGACCCACACCGCAACGGAAGCCTGATTCAGGTGGGTTTTCCTCATAATGGCCGTCCTCCCTATTCCAAGAAAGAAAAGATCTCGACTCGAATTCGTTTATCCCGGACATGCATGTTCTTAAGAGCGGCGACGACCGCTTTCAGCATCGGCGGCGGACCGCACACATAAAACGTTTTCTCACCCAGGTCTTCACCGCACAGCCGCTCGATTTTTTCCCCATCGACATGACCGGTCTCCCCCTGCCATCCTTCGTTTGGTCTGCTGAGTACATGAACGACCTTGAGTCGAGGATGTCCGCCGGCCTCGATTTCTGAAAGCTCTTTTCGGAAGACGATTCGGCTTTTTTCTCTGTTTGCATACACAAGCAGCACGGAACGGGTATCCTGCGTGTCACGCATGTGACGCAGCATACTCATCAGGGGAGTGATACCTATTCCGCCCGCCACGAACACGAGGTCATTCTCTTCCGGATGCAGCACGTAGGAAAACCGGCCGAATGCTCCGTGAACGGCCGCTCTATCGCCGACTTTCGTCCGGCCCATGGTCGACGTAAAATCGCCTGAAGCCTTGATGGTCGAACTCACATAATCCTCTTCCGTCGGAGAAGAGGAGATGGTCCAATGATGCTCTTCCACGGGCAGATTTCTATTGCGGTAAAAGGTAACGAAATGAAACTGACCGGGAAGGTAACGATAGATGGGCCGGCCTTCGGGCGGGCTCATCCTGACGGTCCAGACATCCTCGGTTTCCGGTTGAACGTCGATCACTCGGTAGGCTTGACGCTTGAGGCGCCGAGGTCGAACCAGCACATGATAGACGAACAGACAGATCGCCGAGACCAAAGCGACGACCCACAGCGCCTTCATGCCGGCCGGCCTCAGATCGTGCCCCACCACCCAGCTCTGGGTGAACGCCATGGCGATGATCAACGGGCCTCCGATGTCGTGACCCAGTCGCCACTTCTCAAATTTGACTCCGAACGATCTCTGAAAGCTGCTCAGACAGATATTGAGGAGCAGAATCAGGAGGGTCGCCTTGCCGAGCCAGATAACCCACGGGAGGTCGAGTCCTACGAGGAGGCGCCATCCTCCTCCCCCGGCAGCCAGGAGCAGGGGATGAGCCAACAGAAGAAACCCCGCGAACACGGCCATACGCTTGTGGAACCGGATCAGGATATCAAAACCAAATGCCCTTTCAATCCATTGTATCCTGGCCGCCATGACGAACTGGAGAATGAGGATCACGAATGCCATGAGCGCGCAATGTTTGCCGAGCTCGGATGCAAACCTCTTGGGTTCCACATCGAGCAACGCTGCCAGGACCACCGGCAGAGAAACCAAGCCCGTATACAAAACAAGACGTGAAACAGCTCCAAGCATGGGAAATCTCTGTTTTTGAAAACGGCGTTCAGTCCGATTCAGCGTACCGCATGGAGCATTCGCATGTCTCCCTCAACCAACTTGCCCGAATCCTAGTCCCTCCATTTTTCCTGGAATCGATCGAAAAGGATCCCCTCGAGAGTTCACATCGCTCCCCCATGCTGGCAAGCCCCATACGCTGGTTGTTTCTTCCCCGTTCGATCGCCTCCTGCGTATCGAAACCGCAGCCGTCGTCCAAAATCGTCAATCGGATTTCATCATTTTCTTGAATCAAGGAGAGGCTCACGTGTTCCGCACCGCTGTGCTTGGCCACGTTGTTGAGTGCTTCCTGTGATATCCTGTACACAATGATTTTCAGATCTTCCGGCACGTCCTTTTCTTTGACCTCCAGAGTACACTCGGTTTTGATATCCCTGTGCGTGTTGTCAAACTCCCGGCAGAGAGAGCGAAGAGCGGCATTCAAGCCTAAATGATCGAGAAGCGAGGGCCTCAGATTGTGCTGAATCCGACCGGTTTCTATCATGCTGGTTTTCACCAGGTCCAGGATCTCCTCCAAGGTTATGCTGTCCGCAAAC
Protein-coding sequences here:
- a CDS encoding cytochrome c, which produces MRKTHLNQASVAVWVTLVCVAVLFALVRSFAMHPDDPAAKQGSQLFASEGCAHCHVTDSEEAKIGPGLKGLFKRDTLPASGREATEENVTKQLKTPYKNMPSYADRLNDEERDQLIAYLGTL
- a CDS encoding CopG family transcriptional regulator — its product is MKAKDLDKKFDAGEDITGFLDLSKATRPGQEQKRVNVDFPLWMIQNLDKEARRLGVPRQSLIKMWIAEKLKEAAGRS
- a CDS encoding BrnT family toxin; translated protein: MQFEFDHRKSLSNKRKHGIDFVEAQALWNDPDRIEIPAKTMDEDRFLIIGKISGSYWSIIITCRKERVRIISARRSRKEEIRIYES
- a CDS encoding MaoC family dehydratase encodes the protein MEFTLTGYSDLSGGQSARLSKKITQEDVDRFIAITSDTNPLHVDEDYASRTFFKQRVVHGMLTASLFSTLVGMYLPGIGAIYRSQTIEFVKPVYIGDTVTAHMTITRIDPKHEIIELHGVIENQQGEIVVKGIATASLIRGLI
- a CDS encoding ferric reductase-like transmembrane domain-containing protein — translated: MLGAVSRLVLYTGLVSLPVVLAALLDVEPKRFASELGKHCALMAFVILILQFVMAARIQWIERAFGFDILIRFHKRMAVFAGFLLLAHPLLLAAGGGGWRLLVGLDLPWVIWLGKATLLILLLNICLSSFQRSFGVKFEKWRLGHDIGGPLIIAMAFTQSWVVGHDLRPAGMKALWVVALVSAICLFVYHVLVRPRRLKRQAYRVIDVQPETEDVWTVRMSPPEGRPIYRYLPGQFHFVTFYRNRNLPVEEHHWTISSSPTEEDYVSSTIKASGDFTSTMGRTKVGDRAAVHGAFGRFSYVLHPEENDLVFVAGGIGITPLMSMLRHMRDTQDTRSVLLVYANREKSRIVFRKELSEIEAGGHPRLKVVHVLSRPNEGWQGETGHVDGEKIERLCGEDLGEKTFYVCGPPPMLKAVVAALKNMHVRDKRIRVEIFSFLE
- a CDS encoding PAS domain-containing protein, whose translation is MLKKPTYEELEKRVQELESAELERGLIEKEHLMVLEVLQLINETERLDDLLGSILHRLKHWSGCEAVAIRLKDGPDFPYFVTSGFPDEFVKMERYLCSYKEDGEVERDRDGNPLLECMCGNILCGRFDPSKNFFTADGSFWSNCTTRLLATTTDADRQARTRNRCNSSGYESVALIPLRSAGETFGLIQLNDHREGRFSPDLIAMYRRVADSIAGFLAKRQAQEALRKSEMHLRILIDTLPDLVWLKDPDGVYLSCNARFERFFGAREAEIVGKTDYDFVDKELADFFREKDRAAMAAGKPCVNEEEITFPDDGHHELLETIKAPIYDREGRIAGVLGIARDITPRKQAELMLKESEAQLRLLIKHTPAAIAMFDREMRYLAVSSRWISDYRLGNRDIIGRSHYEVFPEIPDHWKEVHRRGMNGEVSRVDEECFKRMDGTIQWLLWEVRPWYKSDNSVGGIVILTEDITNRKQAEAARNKLHDLLVQARKMESVGRLAGGVAHDLNNLLSPILGYSDMLLEDLGRNDNRRESVNEILNAGNRARDLVRQLLAFSRKQTLEFKAVDINETIEGFRSLLRRTIPEDIVIKIVSLPGVLPVMADVGQMEQVIMNLAVNAADAMRDGGALTIETTITDLDESYAETHPDVSPGQYVMLAISDTGHGMDEETRKQIFEPFFSTKGERGTGLGLATVYGIVKQHAGNIWVYSEPGNGTTFKIYLPIAGKAPAKEDTDKKAATDLKGSETILLVEDNEQVRRLAETVLTRRGYTIISAQSSEEAQGTLALHHGPLHLLLTDVVMPGLNGRELYEKLSSEQPSLKVLYMSGYTDNVIAHRGVLDEGVHFIQKPFSNQTLAEKVRKALDEA